In Miscanthus floridulus cultivar M001 chromosome 19, ASM1932011v1, whole genome shotgun sequence, the DNA window CAGTCGTTTTGGGATTTTGTTTCAGAGGAAGTCATTGCAATCCTCATTTGATGAGAAGGTTAAAGGACTCGTTGAGGAGCTTTTACATGTCGATGAATCAGCAAGGTTTGGATTTAGTTTATAAGGTGTTTGAAATTCACTTCTAGTGTGGTTTGTGGTTACCAGTTATGGTTTATTGACTTTTGGAGTCTATTTTGATCTGAATAGCCTTTTGCAGCTAGCCCTTACTACACTTGCAGATCTTATGTTATTGACCTAATTGCATCTCTCATGATTTTATATTTGTTTCAAAATGTACTTAAGACCCATCAATTCACAAATTTACATCACCCAAATAATGACATACCTATGTATGCTCTCATGGCCTCATgttgaaatttgaatttcactCTGATTGTGCTGTAATAATGCTGGTGATTCTTCTAACTCTTTTATGCTGCATCACTTCTTATGCGCAAATACTGGCCTGTTTTTGTGCAACCAAGGAACTGGCGCTAGGGCCTACCGACCTAGCAATTGCATCTAATTCTGCTTAGCATCAAATTATCAGTTAGGCGTTTCTAAAATATTGTCAGATATTCAGCTTTTTAGGTGCATGGATATCTATTTATTAGGTGCCCGGTCATTGTTTTTGTCTCATTGATTGAGTTGTTAGGAGCCTGAAAACTGACAGAATGTTGCATCATGCTTAAGCACATAAATATTAACTTCATTCCATATCACTTCTCTTCTGCCATCTCCTCAAGTAAGCCAGTGCCATCTGGCCCTTTTTTCTTGAAAGGTTCATTGTTATTGCTTgatacataaagtattatgtttaAGCAAGAAAAAAGATTATTCTCTCTATTGTACGTCCGATGGAGGGCCCAGGAGAGGACCCGGCCCACCCAGGCCAGCATCGCAACAAGGCCTCAGGCGCCCTGTGGGGCCCAAAGCAGACCCGgtgtgaacagtacccgcgggtactgttcGCCCGCGGTATGGCTCCGCCATCAGGAGATTGATTAGATAGGGGTTTGGTTTGTTTAGAAAAGGAGGATCCATATCTATAAGGACTTCCCTCGTTAGATTACTTAGGATACAAGTCTTCATAGGACTATAAGTAGAAGGGCTATGTAATCATTGCGATCAGGAAAGAACAGCCTAAGGGCTTCCCTAtccctctcccctctccctctctccagcacctccctcccctctctccctGCGCCATCTCCTTCTCTTCTCTCCCCAAACCCTAGCCGTCACCACCATAGCCGCTGCTACCCCCCAGCCCTAGCACGCAGCCCCTTCCCCCAGGAGGACCCTTACACCTGGTATCCGGAGACCAGATCGATCCGATGGCCACCACCACCAAGATCGTCGACATGGAGACAGTTTGCAACAACGTCCGCGAAATCACCGATCAGTGGAAGATGTTTCACGATGAGTTCTTCGCTCGCCTCAAAAACGGGTCCTCTATCCCCTCTACTTATAGTCCTGGGAAGACTTTGTATCCTAAGTAATATAACAAGGGAGGTCCTTATAGATATGGATCCTCCTTTTCTAAACAAACCAAACCCCTATCTAATCAATCTCCTGATGGCGGAGCCATACCGCGGGCAAACAGTACCCGTGGAGCTACAGTCCCAGCGGGTACTGTTCACTCCGGGTCTGCTTTGGGCCCGACAGGGCGCCTGAGGCCTTGTTGCGATGCCGGCCTGGGTGGGCCGGGTCCTCTCCTGGGCCCTCCATCGGACGTATGACATACTCTCAAGTAAATTGGTGTCTCCTGGCCTTTCTCTCTGAAACTAAGATTCATTACATTGCTTGTAGCATGTTTGCCGAGAAATGTACTCCTTTTGATCTGCTTGAAACTTTCCATTCGTTAAATGCTAATGCTATCAAAACTGTTTTGCAGCTCAATTGAAGTGTTGTTTGAGGACTTCCTTTGGTATGTAATAACTCTTGTTTGTACTAAAGTTAGAAACGACATACTGTAAACTTCACTTGATATCATTTTACCATCTTGATTGATCATGCCATTATGCGGACTGTGGACAACGCTGAGTTAATGTAATGTTGTAAACAGTACATGGGATTGGAGaatcaagagaagaagacaaTCCTGAAATGTTGTAATCATGAAGAAACAGAAGAATCTTTTGTGgttattttttgtttatgataGTGTAGATTAATTAGGTATCATCTGTTACAATTGTATAACAATTAGGAGTTCATTTTCACCATGATTAGTAGTGTTGCATAGCTATACTATTTACGTGCAAATCTACCATGCAATTGGATGTTCAGTATGGCCCACGTGCATAAATGAGTTAGCCACACGAAAAAACAATAGCTGAACCAAATAAGGCGTGACATGGTATTACTGTATTAGTCATTAAAAAAAAGTTAACATGTTTCAATATCTAGTATCCAGTACCTGCTTCCTTTTCCTGTGGTCATGGTGAAAATTTGATCAGTGTTAAGGAATCTGTAATTCTTACTTGATTAAAGTGATGGTGTCAAGGACTAATTCTTTCCACAAGTGTACATAATCGAAAGCTTAATGAAACTGCCATATAGACATCCCAATTTTATTATCTCCAGCTAATTTTCTTTCTAATCAGCAGTACGAGTCTTTGACAGGGCAAACTCAATCTTCTGGACTCGAGCACTGAACATACCACTGCCTCATTCTTATGTTTTTCCGGGTTCATGTGGCGATGAACAAATCGGAACCGGCAATGATGCTTGCTATTCTGGCCCCCCTGCCCAACAGGTCAATTTCAAACCTTTCATCCTAGCACTGGTATCATAATTGAAACTGAATTCAACATTGTGTCATGGTCACAaatcttacaatttggaacggagggagtaggtaAATGTACTATCCCCACCATCAAATGAGCCTCAGGATTGTTGCAGACTTTTAAAAATTGAAACTGAATTCAACATTGTGTCATGGTCACAAATTTTGAGTCTCGAGCCATTTCGGACTTTGGGGGATTGGTATCATAATTGTACCTGTATGCTCAAGTGGGTGTCCTTTTCCTAACATAGAAATAGTTAAAGAAACTTCGTGAGGCTCTGGTATACCATGGGCATCATTTCTACTCGTGCTTTCTGGCATCTTCACTATTAATTTTAAATGGTTTTCTTCATCCATATGTTCTTGTGCCAAAATACTTGCTCTTTTTTTTTGGCAGGAAATTGACATTACAGCTAAGGATCATAGTGCTGATGAGAATTCTAAATCAAGTAACACAGAGTCAATTTGGGTTGAGGGCCTTGTCCCAGGAATTGATTTCTGCAATCATAGTAAGGGTTCTATATTTAATTCATCAACTACAGTGACAAAGTATTGCCTGTTTTTTGACAAGAAAGTAAACATGTATGATGTATCTGTTAGTCTAGCATCACTCTTTCCCTGTTATAAGCTAGTTTGATTGTATTCACTAGATGTAAAGGCACTGGCAACATGGGAAGTTGATTCTGTGGGAAATGTTACTGGAATTCCTGCTTCAATGTACCTCTTGCTTGGTAACTTCTATGATCCAACCTTCTTTTTGTATAGTTCACCACATGATAAATGAACTTTGTGGCTTTCCTTTAAGCTAATATTTTCAGTAAGATAATTATTCCCGTTATGATTAATTGTATGTATTCGTTTCTTTCTGAAGCTGATAAAAGTTCTGCTGAGGCTGGAGCAGAGATCTGCATAAACTatggcaacaaaggaaatgaGGTATTACTCACAAAAATATGTGTAGATCTAGTGTTATTAGTTTACCGCTAATGTTTTGTTCTTTTTAATTTTAGTTTTCTGTTTTTTATTATAGTTGCCGTTGTATGACTTGGATCACTCTCTTTGTCTCACATATTCTTGTTTAGGCTCTCTATCACACTTTTTGTAGTATACTAATACGGCACCGTGATACTTGTGTGATTGCCTCTTGTGGAACAATAGAAACCCTTACAAGAAATTTCTTTAGATCTGTATTCCTAGGCCTTAGTTACAATTTTGGCAAAGAAATCCAGAAAACAATCTAATGTTTCCTGGTCTTGACGATGCATAATCTAAAAGGAAACAAAATCAAATGAGGGGGATGCACTGCTTGAAGATTATGTGGCTTTTTTTTATCCCTGGGGTCTGGTTATTTGATTTGAGTGGCACATGGATTCATATATCCTTAGTTCCTTATGGATTTACTTCTAGTGCAAATGCTGAATTATTGCTCTAGATTTCACACTGATCATACTTAGAGGTGAAAAGACGGTTTTGTTTTGTGCAGTTCCATGTTTAATAGTTTAACAACTAGAATAGCCTTACTGATGAAGTTGTACTTTGTGTACTTACAGGAACTACTGTACCTCTATGGATTTGTGGTTGACAACAATCCTGATGATTATCTCATGGTAACCCTCATAATGATGTATGTGCTAAAAGATAATAATTTAGAATTTTGCCATTTATCTTTTGTAGCCAATAAATAAAGAAAGGTCAGAATTTGGACTATTAAACTGACCAAGTAAATGTTTGGCTTAAAAATCTGTGGTACTAATCAGTTTACCATCCTGTGATATTTGGAAACCTAACTCTATTGCTCTTTGGAGCAACCAAAGGAGGAACACTTGCAGTGGAAAGTTGAAAGAAAAGGATGAAGTCATTATTCATTACTAATTCCTTTCTCATTTATTGCTGAGTCAATAGAGCTAGGATTTGAAATTTCATAGAATAGCATATCTGTGTCTCGTCGTTTGTATAAGTTACTCAGAAACCGTACAATTATTCGATTGGCTGTTTGAAAGACTTCACGTGTTACAGGATTAAATTGTTAAGATTCAGTATTTTTCCCTCTTTTGGCATACTTACATAAGATGTATCTAATAAAGTAAGCTCTGGTTACTTGCTAAGTGCAGGTTCATTATCCTTTGGAAGCTCTTAGACAGATCCAGTCTGCTGATACAAAAATACAGCTACTAGAGATGCAGGTACTGCCAAGGGATTAGCCCTTTTCCACCCTATTCATGCATTGCTTCTATCATTATATTAAGGTGCTACCTGTACATGCCAGGGTTTTGGGAATCGCCTACTAGTAATAGGTACTTTGTGCTTATTAATTACCTTACATATCGCTTTTGATTGTTAATTTGTACAAAGATTTCAAAATTTGTCCCTGATCAGGACAGCTCAAGATTATGATGACTGCACTAACCAGATCAAGCCCTCTAAGCATTCAATACCTCCATGAATCTCACTTTGTATGTCTTCTGTATTTTGCAGAAGGGCGAATTGAGATGTCTCCTACCCAGAAGATTGCTTGATAATGGATTTTTTGGTATCTGTTCCAGTGAAGATAAGGATAGCAAGAAAAATACTAGTCCATTTTCAAGTTTTAGTTGGAGTGGTCAACGCAAAGTTCCATCATATCTTCACAAAAATGTTTTCCCTCAGGAATTTATGAGTACTCTACGGACGATTGCCATGCAAGAACATGAGCTTGAACAAGTTGCTTCTTTACTTGGAGAGGTTAGCACTTTTTACGGTGTATTTTAAGCCAAGAGTTGACTCCTGAGGCTATAATCTCATGATTTAGATTTGGACTTTATTCTTAAGGCGTCATACTACATTTTCTGGAGACGCAGTGATCAGCGTTTCGTTCGCTACTTCTGAATTGATCTGTTGATAACTGTATACTAAAAAGGAGTAGGAGACTAGTGACTGTGCACGTAAGAATCTTTTCTTAGCCATCTATTGTACCAAAATGGCAGAATTCCATGTAGCGTGATTTAGGCATGCTTTGTTAGCTGACATCCTCCTCCTATGACTCAACTTGGAGTCCTtaggtttcaaaatcttaaaaCTAACTAGCAGGGGTGCTTTCACACTCTTGTAATGTGTGCAGCTACATAATTTGCTGCATATGCCCCTGTTTTTTCAGCAGTGCCAGATGACAGTTATTTCATGTCGTTTGCATGGAGGCACTAGTTTTTGGCATCACATCCATGATCCATGTCATGAATGCTGCATTCATGAATAGGAGCTTTACTGGCTATGCATGCCGTAAAAAAGTATTCATGAAGTAATTGTGATCTCAAGTTTCATTTCCTGATCTAACGTCAGAATTTAGATGAAGATTAACTTTTGTTTTCAGCATTATTCTATATGGCCTATTTGACAACTGATGACTACGCTTATATTTGAAATGCTCAAAAAATTTATTTGGATGCAATGCATCTAAACTTGAAATATGACAAATTCTGTATTATGCTGCAAATTGATTCTAGGGCCTTTGCTGAATTTGTTCTTGCTAGGTTGGATCTAGTGAAGATAGAGAAATATCTGATGCAGAGATCCAAAGTGCTATTTGGGAGGTCTGCGGTGATCAGGGTGCACTGGGTTTGCTTGTGGATCTTCTTGGGGTCAAGTAATCACTTTTATCTTCCTATTGGTGTATTTTGGATCATATAGCTGTCTTTGGTATAGCATCAAGAATAACTCATAGATCATCACTCCATCCATTTTGCAAGAATGACTGAACTTGAAGAGGGCTCTGGAACAGAAGCATCTGACACTGAACTGCTTGAGCAGGTTGATTCCATTCAGTCAGAAGACTACGCGAGGTGGGCAGATCAATTTTTGGCTTTTCtcaagagttttttttttgttttattttcctTATCTTAAATTCACATCCATGCATGGTACTATACTTATTTCCTGCAATGTACTATGGGGCACTATTGAAAATGGTTATTTTAGGATACAACATGAATAGCCCCAATATCCAAGATGTGCATGGAGCTAACATATTTTAGAGCACGTCTTTTGTTTATCAACCTCATGTTTTATCGTAATGATATGCAAACCATTTTCTTTATTCTCGCAGTGAAAGTGATGAGAAGGACAAAAAGAAGTCAAAAATAAATTACCGTTCATGTATAGTGTACCGAAGAGGGCAAAAGCAGCTGGCAAGGTTGTTCCTGAGGGAGGCAGAGTATCTTCTGGAGCTTTCTGCAAAAGAACAGACCAAAGAAACTTATCTGGTATAAATTTTCTTCTCTCTATTTTCCAGTAAAATTTCTAAGGTTTTATACAGTTGTAGCTGTGGAAGTAATGTCCACGTAAGTGTAGATATTTCAATACAGAGACATGGTAGTTTCAGTCAATTTACAGCTGCAATGTTTTAAAAATCGTATTCCACGGCATAGTTTGCAGTGTAAGTCATTTTGTACCTACG includes these proteins:
- the LOC136528395 gene encoding ribulose-1,5 bisphosphate carboxylase/oxygenase large subunit N-methyltransferase, chloroplastic-like isoform X2 gives rise to the protein MAAAAADDDVKLESFLQWLQANGADLRGCTIRACGGKGFGVFSTAAPEPGANDGVAMVVPLDLAITPMRVLQDPLVGLRCRALFEEAGVDDRLLVMLFLMAEHRRPGSLWKPYLDMLPSTFGSSLWFTEEELAELEGTTLHRATVIQRKSLQSSFDEKVKGLVEELLHVDESASSIEVLFEDFLWANSIFWTRALNIPLPHSYVFPGSCGDEQIGTGNDACYSGPPAQQEIDITAKDHSADENSKSSNTESIWVEGLVPGIDFCNHNVKALATWEVDSVGNVTGIPASMYLLLADKSSAEAGAEICINYGNKGNEELLYLYGFVVDNNPDDYLMVHYPLEALRQIQSADTKIQLLEMQGFGNRLLVIEGRIEMSPTQKIA
- the LOC136528395 gene encoding uncharacterized protein isoform X1; amino-acid sequence: MAAAAADDDVKLESFLQWLQANGADLRGCTIRACGGKGFGVFSTAAPEPGANDGVAMVVPLDLAITPMRVLQDPLVGLRCRALFEEAGVDDRLLVMLFLMAEHRRPGSLWKPYLDMLPSTFGSSLWFTEEELAELEGTTLHRATVIQRKSLQSSFDEKVKGLVEELLHVDESASSIEVLFEDFLWANSIFWTRALNIPLPHSYVFPGSCGDEQIGTGNDACYSGPPAQQEIDITAKDHSADENSKSSNTESIWVEGLVPGIDFCNHNVKALATWEVDSVGNVTGIPASMYLLLADKSSAEAGAEICINYGNKGNEELLYLYGFVVDNNPDDYLMVHYPLEALRQIQSADTKIQLLEMQKGELRCLLPRRLLDNGFFGICSSEDKDSKKNTSPFSSFSWSGQRKVPSYLHKNVFPQEFMSTLRTIAMQEHELEQVASLLGEVGSSEDREISDAEIQSAIWEVCGDQGALGLLVDLLGVKMTELEEGSGTEASDTELLEQVDSIQSEDYASESDEKDKKKSKINYRSCIVYRRGQKQLARLFLREAEYLLELSAKEQTKETYLACIRS